A window of Flavobacterium psychrophilum genomic DNA:
TGCTAAAGCAGGACTCCCCTCCCTTTAGCATTATCATCAGTTTCTTTACTCTACTAAACTTATAGAGAAAACTATGGCTTATTTATTTACGTCAGAATCAGTGAGCGAAGGGCATCCTGATAAAATTGCTGACCAGATCTCAGATGCACTGATTGACAACTTTCTTGCTTTTGATCCGGAGTCTAAAGTTGCTTGCGAAACGCTGGTAACTACCGGCCAGGTAATTCTTGCAGGAGAAGTAAAATCTAAAATATATCTTGATGTACAGCAAATAACACGTGAAGTTATACGTAAAATTGGCTATACAAAAAGCGAATATATGTTTGAAGCAAACTCATGTGGTGTGTTAAGCGCTATTCATGAGCAGTCTCAGGACATTAACCAGGGTGTAGACAGGGCCAGCAAAGAAGAGCAGGGCGCCGGAGACCAGGGTATGATGTTTGGCTACGCTACAAACGAAACCGAAGATTATATGCCACTGGCACTTAACCTGTCGCACAAACTACTTCAGGAGCTTGCAGTACTTCGCCGCGAAAACAGCGAGATAACGTACTTGCGCCCCGATGCAAAAAGCCAGGTTACATTAGAGTATGACAATAACAATAAGCCTGTGCGCATTGATGCTATTGTTATCTCTACACAACATGACGATTTTGATGAAGAGCCTGCTATGCTTGCTAAGATCAAACAAGATATTATTGAAATTCTTATACCAAGGATCATTAAGAATAATCCTAAGTATGCACACCTTTTCAACAACGAAATCCACTACCACATTAACCCTACAGGTAAGTTTGTTATCGGTGGCCCTCACGGGGATACCGGCTTAACAGGCAGAAAAATTATCGTAGATACTTACGGCGGTAAAGGAGCTCATGGTGGTGGTGCATTCTCGGGTAAAGACCCAAGTAAAGTAGACCGTAGTGCGGCCTATGCTACACGCCACATTGCTAAAAACCTTGTCGCTGCAGGCGTAGCCGAAGAGATTCTTGTACAGGTATCTTACGCTATTGGTGTCGCAAAACCAATGGGTATTTATATTAACACATATGGCACATCTAAATTAAGCCTTACAGATGGTGAGATCGCTAAAAAAGTAGAGGAGCTATTTGATATGCGCCCTTATTTTATAGAGCAGCGCCTTAAGCTTAGAAATCCTATTTACAGTGAAACTGCTGCTTACGGACACATGGGCCGCAAGCCAGAAACGGTTACTAAAACTTTTAAATCGCCGGGTGGTGAAGTAAAAAAGGTTACTGTAGAACTGTTTACATGGGAAAAACTTGACTATGTAGAAAAAGTAAAAGCAGCTTTCGGAATATAATTTCCTGAAACTGACCATAAAAAAAGTCCCGCTATTGGCGGGACTTTTCATTTTATAATTATCCGAAGATACTTGTAAACGCAGCATTTAGCTTCTCTTTGATATCTGTTGGAGTTTCAACTTTAGAGAAAATAAGCTTAGCTTTACCTTCAGAACTTCCTATTGAAAATACTTTAGAAAGTGTTTTTCCTCTGAAAAAATCTAAATTATCAACCCTTATTTGAAACGCAAGCGAATTGAAACTTGCTTTTTTAGACTGTAAGTCTGTAACCATGATTTGTATATTTAGCTATAAATATAATGTTTATCTATACTAAAACCTATTTATTATAAAATATATTTATAATTACAAAAATCATCAAAGTAATTTTAGGAGTAAAAATATTCAAGACTGGTATATAAAACAGTAAATGTAAGAAGTCCCGCGACTATCATTACGAAGATGTAATATCTCGCTTCCATCATTTTTTTGTTATAATGATGCATTAGAATATACACTATAGCAGTAAACATAAATACTACAGAAGCACATACAAATGCAATTACAGCATTAGAGTGTTGGGTATCTCCACTTTGCAATGCCAGCCCTAAAAGACCAACGCCCACAATAAAGGGAACGTTTTTAATAAACCTATCCATAACTACCAATAACAAATTCTATTCAACGCAGGGGGATGCATTACCGTTTTACTCGAAATTCAAAAAATCCCGGCGAAAATAGCTAAATTATCAGATTATCAAAACATTACACATTCATAACAGTTCAACTACAAAAAAAAGCTGTCGAATGACAGCCTTTTTAAACAGTATAAGATTACAAATTGTATTTTATGGTAAGTAGCAGATACCTTGGCTGCACTCTGTATCGCGACGTGTAGGTTGAAAGCTGGTTAAAGCTGTCATCATTAAGAGAGGTAGTATTAAGCAGGTTTGTGCCCCCTACTTTAAACTCCCAGTGACTGTCTTTTTTACGGTACATAATGTCTGCACTCAGGAAATCATATTCATTGTCGGATGTCCGGCTGTCATTATAATAATGATTATACTCGTAGTTTGCCGTTAATGTAAAGGCATCCAGGAAATAGTAATCGGCTCTTGCAAATGGACTGTGGTTGTAGAATTTATTATTAGCATAGTCATTAAGCGTTAACGAATACCCTACTTCAAGATTCGGAAGCGTTTTGTAGTTGGTACCTAAGCTTGCAGTATAAGTTTGCGATACCTGCTCGCTAACCTGCCTTATCGAATTTGCAATGGTAGGTTCTGTTGTTAAAGCGTTATCTGCCCTGAAGTTATTAAACTTACTCCATGAAACGTTAGCATTAAGCGATGCCTTGTAAAAGCGTGCAAAACTCCTGTTATAACCTGCAAATGCTGTTAACATCTGGTCTGCAAAATGAGAGTTCTCTACCGTGGCTATCTGGTTGATACCATCAAAGGCTGAAAGGCTTTTTATTGCATCCATCCTGTGGCTATAGCTTACACTACCAAATATCTGTGTAAAGTTGAACATATTGTATTTAAAATAGTTCAGTGAGTGGTTTTGATATAAGCCGTTCTTTAAGTTCCTGTTACCCTGAAAAAGCGACTTATAACTTGTAAGCACCAGGCCGCGGGCAAAATCGGCTACATCTGTAAAATCGGTAGTCATCGAATAATTATAGATAAGCCGTTCTGATTTTTTAATCTGGTATTGTGCAAAAGCATTTGGCAACACCCTAACAAAATTATTCTCTACCCTCGACCCTAACTGGTCGTTAAACATCTTGTAACTGTGTACGCTAACTCCCGGATTGAACTCAAACTTACCCGTTAGGAATCTGTAATGCAATCCGATAAATGCATCGTTAAATACATAATCAACATCATTTTTGGTATTACCGTTCAGGGTGTTTTCAGAATTATTATCGAGCAACTGGAACATGGAAGAATTAAAACTCTGGAACGAATAGGTATTACCCAACGTTACATTAATACTGCTCTTCTGCTTTACCATATAGTAATAATCCAGCTTTGCATCTACTTTATTGGTTCGTATAAACCGCTCCTGAGAAATATCATAACGGTCTGCCGGCAGTAATACTAATCCCGAGCCACCATTATCTACAGGAAACGGATTATTACCAAGGTTTGCATTATAGAGCGGATCTTCATCCTGGTATAAATGCTGTCCCTGGAAAGCAAAGATATTTTTATCGTTAAGGGTGTAATATAAATTCAGATTCTGGTTGAAAGAAACCGGTTTCTGTTTTTTAGTAGTATATATACTTTGGCTTTGCGATGTTTCAGGGGTTACGGTAGAAAGCAATCCGTTAGCTTCCTCCTGATCAGACAGCTTTCCGAATAAGTCGTAATCCAACTGAAAGTTTTTGTTTGGCTTATAAGTAGAACTTAATTTAAGCATCCCAAAGTCGGTCTTCTGCTGAGAAGTTTCCTCCGTGTCCTGAATAGTTTGCGGTTCGCCTGTTATGGGATCTAAAAGCGTATTACGACTTTTAGTTTCCATTTCGGTAGTATTAGAATTTACAATGGCAAATCCGCTAAGCGACCATGCCGCCGTCGGATTATAGCTAAAGTTAGCCGCACCAAATTTTGTTTCGATAGACTTAGCCCTGTTGTTACGCATCATAGAAAGACCAAGATCGTTAGACCCTACATTTATAGATGTACCGCCTTTGCTCATCATGTTTCTAAAACCTCCGCTAAACTTAAAATAATCCTGCATGGTAAGCGGCAGCTCACCCGTATTATTAATATTGCCAATAAAATTCAAACTGAATTTCGGGTTATAATAAAACACTTTAGGGTTAACAAGATAACGCTCTCCCTCTCCAATACTGGCAGCAGCACTCATATCCCCAAACCAGAAATTCTTTTTGCCCTCTTTCAGTTTAATATTCATGGCGACGTTATCCTCATTGTTTTCAACGCCTTTAAGCTGCCCAACCTCACTATAATTTCTAAGCACTTCGACCTTGCTTACAGCATCTGCCGGAATGTTTTGTACACCAAGCTTGGTATCACCATCAAAGAAGTCTTTGCCTTCTACCATCAGCTTAGAAACCGATTTTCCTTCTACCGTAATGCCACCGTCTTTATCCACCTCAACACCCGGAAGCTTTTTAAGCACATCGCCCAATTTCCGTTCGGTTCCGTTTGTAAAAGAATCTGAGTCATACACAATAGTATCACCTTTTATAGTAACCGGCATTTCATGAACAATTTCAAGATTTGCCAGTTCTACCCCCTGCTGTAATACAATGTTTTTAACCATGTTTTCAGCGCCAGTAGTAATGGTAACTTCATAGGGCGTATAACCAATATAACTTGCCTTAATGGTGTATGTTGTATTTGCCGATAACGACAGCTGGTATCTACCCGTATCATCGGTGATGGCGTAGGAGTCCATGCTGTTTGTAGCTTTATTAACGGCCATAACGTTGGCCATTTCAAGAGCTGTACCGGTAGAGTCTTTTAGCGTTCCCTGTACACGAATGTTTTGCGAATAGCCGACAGCCGAAGCTAAAAACAGCAAAGCAAGGAGAAGTTTTTTCATGAATGTATATTGGTACTTTTAATTTGTGTGCATGTGTTTTGTTGGTTTAGAGTGGCTTTCATGTTTTATAAACTAAAAATATAGTTGTCACACATACCCTTTCCTGAAATTATTACTATCCGCCAATCCTTATTGTATTACCTCGGCCTTTGCCGCCACCATACATGTCCTGCATTTCTTT
This region includes:
- a CDS encoding S-adenosylmethionine synthase: MAYLFTSESVSEGHPDKIADQISDALIDNFLAFDPESKVACETLVTTGQVILAGEVKSKIYLDVQQITREVIRKIGYTKSEYMFEANSCGVLSAIHEQSQDINQGVDRASKEEQGAGDQGMMFGYATNETEDYMPLALNLSHKLLQELAVLRRENSEITYLRPDAKSQVTLEYDNNNKPVRIDAIVISTQHDDFDEEPAMLAKIKQDIIEILIPRIIKNNPKYAHLFNNEIHYHINPTGKFVIGGPHGDTGLTGRKIIVDTYGGKGAHGGGAFSGKDPSKVDRSAAYATRHIAKNLVAAGVAEEILVQVSYAIGVAKPMGIYINTYGTSKLSLTDGEIAKKVEELFDMRPYFIEQRLKLRNPIYSETAAYGHMGRKPETVTKTFKSPGGEVKKVTVELFTWEKLDYVEKVKAAFGI
- a CDS encoding TonB-dependent receptor — translated: MKKLLLALLFLASAVGYSQNIRVQGTLKDSTGTALEMANVMAVNKATNSMDSYAITDDTGRYQLSLSANTTYTIKASYIGYTPYEVTITTGAENMVKNIVLQQGVELANLEIVHEMPVTIKGDTIVYDSDSFTNGTERKLGDVLKKLPGVEVDKDGGITVEGKSVSKLMVEGKDFFDGDTKLGVQNIPADAVSKVEVLRNYSEVGQLKGVENNEDNVAMNIKLKEGKKNFWFGDMSAAASIGEGERYLVNPKVFYYNPKFSLNFIGNINNTGELPLTMQDYFKFSGGFRNMMSKGGTSINVGSNDLGLSMMRNNRAKSIETKFGAANFSYNPTAAWSLSGFAIVNSNTTEMETKSRNTLLDPITGEPQTIQDTEETSQQKTDFGMLKLSSTYKPNKNFQLDYDLFGKLSDQEEANGLLSTVTPETSQSQSIYTTKKQKPVSFNQNLNLYYTLNDKNIFAFQGQHLYQDEDPLYNANLGNNPFPVDNGGSGLVLLPADRYDISQERFIRTNKVDAKLDYYYMVKQKSSINVTLGNTYSFQSFNSSMFQLLDNNSENTLNGNTKNDVDYVFNDAFIGLHYRFLTGKFEFNPGVSVHSYKMFNDQLGSRVENNFVRVLPNAFAQYQIKKSERLIYNYSMTTDFTDVADFARGLVLTSYKSLFQGNRNLKNGLYQNHSLNYFKYNMFNFTQIFGSVSYSHRMDAIKSLSAFDGINQIATVENSHFADQMLTAFAGYNRSFARFYKASLNANVSWSKFNNFRADNALTTEPTIANSIRQVSEQVSQTYTASLGTNYKTLPNLEVGYSLTLNDYANNKFYNHSPFARADYYFLDAFTLTANYEYNHYYNDSRTSDNEYDFLSADIMYRKKDSHWEFKVGGTNLLNTTSLNDDSFNQLSTYTSRYRVQPRYLLLTIKYNL